The following proteins are encoded in a genomic region of Nicotiana sylvestris chromosome 4, ASM39365v2, whole genome shotgun sequence:
- the LOC104239598 gene encoding transcription initiation factor TFIID subunit 11-like encodes MKHSKDPFEAAIEEQEGSPPESPVGLDENENEDQAAPNDSVHVDDDVNINPGQGNRLTSITAPIPVGTAGPSSKTKEEDEEEEEENMDVELGKFASSSDPDKVVKMQSILSQFTEQQMSRYESFRRSGFQKSNMKRLLTSITGSAKISVPMTIVVSGIAKLFVGELVETARMVMAERKDTGPIRPCHMREAYRRLKLEGKIPKGSVPRLFR; translated from the exons ATGAAGCATTCCAAGGATCCTTTTGAAGCTGCCATTGAGGAACAGGAGGGCTCGCCCCCTGAATCCCCTGTTGGCCTTGACGAGAATGAAAACGAAGACCAAGCTGCACCTAATGATAGTGTTCATGTAGATGATGATGTTAACATCAATCCTGGTCAAGGAAATCGTTTGACATCTATAACTGCACCAATTCCTGTTGGTACTGCTGGTCCAAGTAGTAAAACAAAAGAGGAAgatgaggaggaagaggaagaaaacATGGATGTGGAGTTAGGAAAGTTCGCATCAAGCAGTGATCCTGATAAAGTGGTGAAGATGCA GTCTATACTATCCCAATTTACAGAGCAGCAAATGAGTCGGTATGAATCTTTCCGTAGGTCTGGTTTTCAGAAATCTAACATGAAGCGG TTACTGACCAGTATCACAGGAAGTGCAAAGATATCTGTTCCAATGACAATTGTGGTGTCTGGTATAGCAAAATTGTTTGTCGGTGAGCTTGTTGAAACAG CTAGAATGGTGATGGCGGAGAGAAAGGATACAGGGCCAATCAGGCCGTGTCACATGAGAGAAGCGTATAGAAGGCTAAAACTTGAAGGCAAGATTCCAAAAGGATCAGTACCGAGGCTTTTCCGCTAG